Proteins encoded together in one uncultured Desulfosarcina sp. window:
- a CDS encoding VWA domain-containing protein yields MKAIFRATFLFVFLSLFVSVSTAMAAGFTAQLIKTQQGKTETEAFYFLGPCYRMEGQEGEKPIVVIVDSGKKIHRVLDMNEKVFFEIASDDFNVLSMDPFAMADYMIAKYAHRTEGSERVNGVDCDKQVVTVQETKVLTRWFSTEMNFPVKIVMHQGNQESVAELKNIARADLEANLFSPPKDFKQVEEPGAAAKRKLEAIKKQEEAYAGITSAKQAQVPCYVKIAAGGELRVPVDKNRSAEVEAINQLKSESVVSVFPYLNGKKVESIGVSPWTLNGWSAHRDREFNKDFWKGKNAFTVDEVRVVVEKGLIYAKVTQKGPDRKDFYNYGRLQNGTNTDPKRSLTINITGDNPFGEKTTGRFWLESESGGSSDKIPFAVKNGETASFSYPADRRTKGIQITIPAGEGRAKIDVLQPAISGGKAAMPVAQSKTGAAAAPAVAASAGKAAGADYTPPAVMFILDASGSMWGQIQGRSKIEIAKEVMNRLVDGLPDRLDVGLSAYGHRRKGDCRDIETLIPPGPLDRAGLKRQVNAISPKGKTPLGEAVRLAARELRYTEKRATVVLVSDGLETCDADPCALAAELAATGVEFTVHVVGFAITKEEQARLRCLADKTGGLFLAAEDADSLHKALQQTMEKVQQPPPPVVVDPGTATLTGPGSVAVGEAFQVAWKGPDSRGDTIAVARVDPTGKTRKRFDNTYTRSGNPVRLTAPGESGNYELHYIHGVTGRVIGKTNLNVTPVAASVTAPAAVEAGKAFDVAWEGPAYTGDFISLARSDQRPGTGEAMMYTREGNPVHLTAPGIEGTYEVRYILGQGEQLLAKTVIEVKAAGASLNAPSEVTAGNRFEVAWKGPGNESDFICLSRPDQRPGGYEKMTYAREGNPAVLKAPGEAGTYEVRYILGQGEQLLAKAAIEVKAAGASLTAPPEVTAGDRIEVAWQGPGNESDFICLSRPDQRPGSYEKMMYAREGNPAVLKAPGEAGTYEVRYILGQGEQLLAKAAIEVKAAGASLTAPPEVTAGDRIEVAWQGPGNESDFICLSRPDQRPGSYEKMMYAREGNPAVLKAPGEAGTYEVRYILAAGETLLAKTPIVVNAATASITAPASAARESQVQVRWEGPGHSSDLITLARPDQRSGSYVTVVRVEDGNPALLKTPAEAGTYEIRYIMAEGETMLAKTSITIQ; encoded by the coding sequence ATGAAAGCCATTTTCAGAGCGACCTTCCTTTTCGTTTTTCTTTCTCTTTTTGTATCTGTATCGACAGCAATGGCTGCCGGGTTTACGGCGCAACTGATCAAGACCCAACAGGGCAAAACGGAGACGGAAGCATTTTATTTTCTTGGCCCCTGCTATCGGATGGAAGGGCAGGAGGGGGAGAAGCCCATCGTCGTAATCGTGGATTCGGGGAAAAAGATCCATCGTGTTCTGGATATGAACGAGAAGGTGTTTTTTGAGATCGCTTCGGACGATTTCAACGTCCTTTCCATGGATCCTTTTGCCATGGCCGATTACATGATCGCCAAATACGCGCATCGAACGGAGGGAAGCGAGCGCGTCAACGGTGTGGACTGCGACAAGCAGGTGGTCACGGTTCAGGAAACGAAGGTTCTGACGCGCTGGTTTTCGACGGAGATGAATTTTCCCGTAAAAATTGTCATGCACCAGGGGAATCAGGAATCTGTTGCCGAGCTTAAGAATATTGCCAGGGCCGATCTTGAGGCGAATCTGTTTTCGCCCCCGAAGGATTTCAAGCAGGTAGAAGAGCCGGGGGCGGCGGCGAAGCGCAAACTCGAAGCGATCAAAAAACAAGAAGAGGCATATGCCGGTATTACTTCGGCGAAACAGGCTCAGGTGCCCTGTTATGTCAAAATTGCTGCCGGTGGAGAACTTCGCGTGCCGGTGGATAAAAACCGATCCGCCGAGGTGGAAGCGATCAACCAGCTCAAATCGGAATCCGTGGTCAGCGTGTTTCCCTATTTGAATGGGAAAAAGGTCGAAAGCATCGGGGTTTCTCCCTGGACGCTCAATGGGTGGTCCGCTCATCGGGACAGGGAATTCAACAAGGATTTCTGGAAAGGCAAAAATGCGTTTACCGTCGATGAGGTACGCGTGGTCGTCGAAAAGGGCTTGATCTACGCGAAGGTTACGCAAAAAGGTCCGGACCGGAAGGATTTTTATAATTACGGCCGGTTGCAGAACGGAACCAACACGGACCCGAAACGCTCGTTGACGATAAACATTACCGGAGACAATCCCTTTGGGGAAAAGACGACCGGAAGATTCTGGCTTGAATCCGAATCCGGCGGCAGTTCCGATAAAATACCGTTTGCGGTGAAGAACGGAGAGACGGCGTCATTCAGCTACCCGGCCGATCGTAGGACGAAAGGCATTCAGATAACCATCCCCGCCGGCGAAGGTCGAGCCAAAATCGACGTGCTGCAACCCGCAATATCGGGTGGAAAAGCCGCAATGCCAGTAGCCCAGTCCAAAACCGGGGCAGCCGCGGCACCGGCGGTAGCGGCGTCGGCCGGTAAAGCCGCCGGCGCCGACTATACGCCGCCAGCCGTGATGTTTATTCTGGACGCCTCGGGTTCCATGTGGGGCCAGATCCAGGGCCGATCCAAGATCGAAATCGCCAAGGAGGTGATGAACCGGTTGGTGGACGGCCTGCCCGACCGGCTCGATGTGGGGCTTTCGGCCTACGGCCATCGCCGAAAAGGGGATTGCAGGGATATCGAAACCCTGATTCCGCCGGGGCCCCTGGACCGGGCGGGGCTCAAGCGGCAGGTGAACGCCATCAGCCCCAAGGGCAAGACCCCCCTGGGCGAGGCGGTGCGTCTGGCGGCCCGTGAACTGCGTTATACGGAGAAGCGGGCCACGGTGGTGCTGGTGAGCGACGGCCTGGAAACCTGCGATGCCGATCCATGCGCCCTGGCCGCCGAACTGGCTGCCACCGGGGTGGAATTCACCGTCCACGTGGTGGGCTTCGCCATCACCAAAGAGGAGCAGGCGCGGCTGCGCTGCCTGGCGGACAAGACTGGCGGCCTCTTTTTGGCCGCCGAAGACGCCGATTCGCTGCACAAGGCCCTGCAGCAGACGATGGAAAAGGTGCAGCAGCCGCCCCCGCCGGTGGTGGTCGATCCTGGTACGGCCACGCTAACGGGACCGGGTTCGGTCGCCGTGGGAGAAGCCTTCCAGGTGGCCTGGAAAGGGCCGGACAGCCGGGGCGACACCATTGCCGTGGCCCGGGTGGACCCGACCGGTAAGACCCGCAAACGGTTCGACAACACCTATACCCGCAGCGGCAACCCGGTGCGCCTGACCGCACCGGGAGAATCGGGCAACTACGAGCTGCACTACATCCACGGGGTGACCGGACGGGTCATCGGCAAAACCAACCTCAACGTCACCCCGGTGGCCGCTTCGGTAACCGCACCGGCTGCGGTGGAGGCCGGTAAAGCGTTCGATGTGGCCTGGGAAGGGCCGGCCTACACCGGGGATTTCATTTCCCTGGCCCGGTCGGACCAGCGCCCCGGAACCGGGGAAGCGATGATGTATACCCGGGAAGGCAACCCCGTGCACCTTACAGCTCCCGGGATCGAGGGAACATACGAGGTCCGCTACATCCTGGGGCAGGGGGAGCAGCTCCTGGCCAAGACCGTTATCGAGGTCAAGGCAGCCGGTGCCTCCCTGAATGCACCTTCCGAGGTCACCGCCGGAAATCGCTTCGAGGTGGCCTGGAAGGGGCCGGGCAACGAAAGCGATTTTATCTGCCTGTCGCGGCCCGACCAGCGCCCCGGAGGCTATGAAAAAATGACCTACGCCAGGGAAGGCAACCCGGCGGTGCTGAAGGCCCCCGGCGAGGCGGGCACCTACGAGGTCCGTTACATTCTGGGGCAGGGTGAGCAGCTTCTGGCCAAAGCTGCGATCGAGGTCAAGGCAGCCGGTGCTTCCCTGACCGCTCCGCCCGAGGTCACCGCCGGAGATCGTATCGAAGTGGCCTGGCAAGGGCCGGGCAACGAAAGCGATTTCATCTGCCTGTCGCGGCCCGACCAGCGCCCCGGGAGCTACGAAAAAATGATGTACGCCAGGGAAGGCAACCCGGCGGTGCTGAAGGCCCCCGGCGAGGCGGGCACCTACGAGGTCCGTTACATTCTGGGGCAGGGTGAGCAGCTTCTGGCCAAAGCTGCGATCGAGGTCAAGGCAGCCGGTGCTTCCCTGACCGCTCCGCCCGAGGTCACCGCCGGAGATCGTATCGAAGTGGCCTGGCAAGGGCCGGGCAACGAAAGCGATTTCATCTGCCTGTCGCGGCCCGACCAGCGCCCCGGGAGCTACGAAAAAATGATGTACGCCAGGGAAGGCAACCCGGCGGTGCTGAAGGCCCCCGGCGAGGCGGGCACCTACGAGGTCCGCTACATCCTGGCAGCGGGTGAAACGCTTCTGGCCAAGACTCCCATCGTGGTGAACGCGGCTACCGCCAGCATTACGGCGCCGGCATCGGCCGCCAGGGAAAGCCAGGTCCAGGTCCGGTGGGAGGGGCCGGGACATTCGTCGGATTTGATCACCCTCGCCCGTCCCGATCAGCGCTCGGGAAGCTACGTGACCGTGGTCCGGGTGGAAGACGGCAACCCGGCCCTATTGAAGACGCCGGCCGAGGCGGGCACCTACGAGATCCGGTACATCATGGCAGAGGGGGAGACGATGCTGGCCAAAACGTCCATCACCATCCAGTGA
- a CDS encoding CoA pyrophosphatase translates to MIKIENQPDTENRYLSMIDLTCNKSLLNRIRTNLDRFANRTKASRGLKEAAVAIAIVDTRKAPHLHDTETRESERGQAAIILTRRSPNLKDHAGQWALPGGRVEPGEHPEETVLRELEEEVGLRLDADRIVGCLDDYGTRSGFLITPVVVWAGADVSLTANADEVASIHRIPLTELMREDAPMLENIPESEHPVLFMPIGKDVVAAPTAAMIYQFREVALCGNDTRVDHYEQPRFAWK, encoded by the coding sequence TTGATCAAAATTGAAAATCAACCTGACACCGAAAACCGGTACCTGTCCATGATCGACCTCACCTGCAATAAAAGCCTGCTGAATCGTATTCGTACAAACCTGGACCGCTTTGCGAATCGCACCAAAGCCAGCAGAGGCCTAAAAGAGGCTGCGGTGGCCATCGCAATTGTCGATACCCGGAAAGCGCCGCATCTTCACGATACCGAAACCCGGGAATCGGAGAGGGGACAGGCGGCCATCATACTCACACGCAGATCGCCGAACCTGAAAGATCATGCCGGTCAGTGGGCGCTGCCGGGCGGCCGTGTGGAACCCGGGGAACATCCGGAAGAGACTGTGTTGAGAGAGCTTGAAGAGGAGGTCGGGCTGCGGCTCGATGCAGATCGGATTGTCGGGTGCCTGGATGACTATGGCACGCGGTCGGGTTTTCTCATTACGCCGGTGGTTGTCTGGGCGGGTGCGGACGTTTCTTTGACGGCCAATGCCGATGAGGTTGCATCCATTCATCGAATTCCCCTGACCGAACTGATGCGCGAGGATGCTCCGATGCTCGAAAACATTCCCGAAAGCGAACATCCGGTTCTGTTTATGCCCATTGGAAAGGATGTTGTGGCCGCGCCGACCGCGGCAATGATTTACCAGTTTCGGGAGGTCGCCCTTTGTGGAAACGACACCCGCGTCGATCATTACGAACAGCCTCGCTTCGCCTGGAAATGA
- a CDS encoding GAF domain-containing protein — MKQQHDYLRLLLDVTKSLTAELNMDNVLHLIASRVPEAVQVDAATIRLLDPTGKKLVLKAASGLSDAYLERGPIDAEESVLSALKGTPIAIVDADSDPRIQYPEAARKEGIKSILVAPIPIRGKINGVLRLLTRTRREFEPLEIEFAAALAEQCGIAIENARIYDEQKRQLNYFKGVCEISKTIAETRQLDDIFTFIVTKLPEVMDLKACTLRLFESSKGQLELKAAYGLSQAYLERGPIDDELATYFILNGEPVMILDATTDVHTQYHQEAANEGVGSILAVPLSIRGEIIGVLRLLTAEQRHFSESEINFAMTVAEQGGVAIQNAIDYQKMESLLKDCNS; from the coding sequence ATGAAACAACAACACGATTATCTCAGGCTGTTGCTTGACGTCACCAAGTCCCTCACCGCCGAGCTGAACATGGATAACGTCCTGCATCTGATCGCCTCCCGCGTTCCTGAAGCGGTTCAAGTGGATGCCGCGACCATTCGCCTGCTGGACCCGACCGGGAAGAAGTTGGTTTTAAAAGCCGCCTCCGGTCTGAGCGATGCGTATTTAGAAAGAGGCCCCATCGACGCAGAGGAGAGTGTGCTTTCGGCCCTGAAAGGAACGCCGATTGCCATCGTTGACGCCGATAGTGACCCCCGAATTCAATATCCCGAGGCGGCCCGCAAGGAGGGGATTAAAAGCATTCTGGTGGCTCCCATTCCCATTCGGGGGAAAATCAACGGGGTGTTGCGGCTGCTGACGCGCACCCGGCGCGAATTCGAGCCATTGGAGATCGAATTTGCAGCCGCCCTGGCCGAACAGTGCGGCATCGCCATTGAAAATGCGCGCATTTACGACGAACAGAAACGCCAGCTGAACTATTTCAAGGGCGTCTGCGAAATCAGCAAAACCATCGCCGAGACCCGGCAATTGGACGATATTTTTACTTTCATCGTTACCAAACTGCCCGAGGTGATGGATTTGAAGGCCTGCACCCTGCGCCTGTTCGAATCTTCAAAGGGGCAGCTGGAACTGAAGGCGGCGTATGGGCTGAGCCAGGCCTATCTCGAACGCGGGCCCATTGACGACGAACTGGCAACCTATTTCATCTTGAATGGCGAACCGGTAATGATCCTGGATGCGACGACCGACGTCCATACGCAGTATCACCAGGAAGCGGCCAACGAGGGGGTGGGCAGCATCCTGGCCGTACCGCTTTCAATCCGCGGCGAAATTATCGGCGTATTGCGCCTGCTCACGGCGGAACAGCGTCATTTCTCCGAAAGTGAAATCAATTTTGCCATGACGGTCGCCGAACAAGGTGGGGTGGCCATCCAAAACGCCATCGATTATCAAAAAATGGAAAGCCTTTTGAAAGACTGCAATTCCTGA
- a CDS encoding transposase has product MFILHDILEKLKNEFPQSRKGQECGIWFTYTIMAIIVPFASSRTSCILRCLRSLFGFTGIRRKRFYTFMASPKIPWKRLWQTLWKMIPQPLTGGRLLLALDDYVNPKTGKKIFGCEKIFDHAAKQNQSKYPWAQNVVTVGLLKIVKGRWACLPLSYRFYHLKKSIARMHRQGGPKLAFTSKMAMAVDMITDVAGVFGRKRIIVTTDSWFGNNGLWKPLHDRLGIWIDMISRLRSNSNLFDLPGPHVSSRVGRPRKYGRKLGNAASMAAYYRSLAQEYTVNLYGRDRTILAYERVVMLKTMRCAVKVVWVYRQTQWVAFFSTDMSLSVRQIVEYYGARWKIEALFKELKRDIGSAETQTRHPQAVGNHLHFCMLATTVAWIYASRAEKTPTRRHAVDGRSHFAFSDVRRSIAKAAMDDNFRRLFPGPRISVINSLVDVLLHMAA; this is encoded by the coding sequence ATGTTCATCCTACACGACATTCTCGAAAAACTCAAAAACGAATTCCCGCAGTCTCGAAAAGGTCAAGAGTGCGGAATCTGGTTCACCTATACGATCATGGCGATCATCGTGCCTTTCGCCTCGTCCAGGACATCGTGCATCCTCCGGTGTCTCAGATCCCTGTTCGGCTTTACCGGGATACGGCGAAAACGATTCTACACGTTCATGGCATCTCCAAAGATACCATGGAAACGATTGTGGCAGACGCTGTGGAAAATGATTCCCCAACCACTGACCGGCGGGCGGCTGTTGCTGGCACTGGATGACTATGTCAACCCCAAAACGGGCAAGAAAATCTTCGGATGCGAAAAGATATTCGATCATGCTGCCAAACAGAATCAGTCGAAATATCCGTGGGCACAGAATGTCGTTACCGTGGGACTGCTGAAGATCGTCAAGGGACGATGGGCGTGCCTGCCCTTGAGCTACCGCTTCTATCACCTGAAAAAGAGCATTGCCCGCATGCATCGCCAAGGCGGGCCGAAATTGGCGTTTACCAGCAAGATGGCCATGGCTGTCGACATGATCACAGATGTTGCCGGGGTCTTTGGTCGAAAGCGGATCATCGTCACCACCGATTCCTGGTTCGGTAACAATGGCTTGTGGAAGCCGCTGCATGATCGACTGGGAATATGGATTGACATGATTTCCCGGCTCAGATCGAACAGCAATCTGTTCGATCTGCCCGGTCCGCATGTCAGCAGTCGGGTGGGGCGGCCCCGAAAATACGGCCGGAAATTGGGCAATGCGGCGTCGATGGCTGCGTATTACAGATCTCTGGCACAGGAATACACCGTCAATTTGTATGGCCGCGACAGGACCATCTTGGCCTATGAGCGTGTGGTCATGCTCAAAACGATGCGCTGTGCCGTCAAAGTGGTTTGGGTTTATCGACAAACCCAGTGGGTGGCTTTTTTCTCAACCGACATGTCCCTGTCCGTTCGACAGATCGTTGAGTATTATGGTGCCCGCTGGAAAATCGAAGCCCTGTTCAAAGAACTGAAACGCGACATCGGCAGTGCCGAAACGCAAACCCGTCATCCGCAGGCGGTCGGCAACCACCTGCACTTTTGCATGTTGGCGACCACCGTCGCCTGGATCTATGCAAGTCGGGCCGAGAAGACACCAACCCGTCGGCATGCAGTTGATGGCCGGAGCCATTTTGCCTTCTCGGACGTTCGCCGATCGATAGCCAAAGCCGCCATGGACGATAATTTTCGTAGGCTTTTCCCTGGCCCACGTATATCCGTCATAAATTCACTGGTGGACGTACTGCTGCACATGGCGGCGTGA
- a CDS encoding cytochrome b/b6 domain-containing protein, whose translation MSAKKMINMYLYTRYERFWHWLQMALIFVLLVTGFEVHGTFPFLGFDEAVNVHNFVGLSWLIAFAFFVFWVFTTGEWKQYIPTTKKMFQVILYYSYGIFRGESHPVPKRKEAKHNPLQRIVYLSLAAFLLPIQMLSGFLYWGYNSWRSWGLDWLTLDVIAFVHTAGAFAILCFIIVHVYMTTTGHTVTAHVKAMITGWEDVEEGEVQEWEKHGDRQPAG comes from the coding sequence ATGTCCGCCAAGAAAATGATCAACATGTACCTGTACACCCGCTACGAGCGCTTCTGGCACTGGCTGCAGATGGCCCTGATCTTCGTGCTGCTGGTCACCGGCTTCGAGGTGCACGGCACCTTTCCCTTCCTGGGATTCGATGAAGCCGTCAATGTCCACAATTTCGTGGGCCTGAGCTGGCTGATCGCCTTTGCTTTCTTTGTGTTCTGGGTATTCACCACCGGTGAGTGGAAGCAGTACATCCCCACCACCAAAAAGATGTTTCAGGTGATCCTGTATTACAGCTACGGCATCTTTCGGGGTGAAAGCCATCCGGTACCCAAACGCAAGGAGGCCAAGCACAACCCCCTCCAGCGCATCGTTTACCTTTCCCTGGCGGCATTTCTCCTGCCCATTCAAATGCTGTCGGGATTCTTATACTGGGGCTACAATTCCTGGAGGTCCTGGGGGCTGGACTGGCTTACCCTGGATGTCATCGCCTTCGTCCATACGGCCGGGGCCTTTGCCATCCTGTGCTTTATCATCGTGCACGTTTATATGACCACCACCGGCCACACCGTCACCGCCCATGTCAAAGCCATGATCACCGGCTGGGAAGATGTGGAGGAGGGAGAAGTGCAGGAGTGGGAGAAGCATGGCGACCGGCAACCGGCCGGTTGA
- a CDS encoding tetrathionate reductase family octaheme c-type cytochrome: MKSTRGRRSTIWCTLLLFFLASIWMSAAFGATEEEERAPGRTMADQATKGKQLWITTDHSRLKALQKDFRSGPEVTRACISCHTEAADQFHQTIHWTWQAYTTEDGSVHGKGGDSVNNFCISADRMQDKGCLSCHPGWGKKTEAVNCLNCHGQKSINWEESFEDFEAFDGSDDPEEQEIANEIRANIQAAVQAVVRPERQNCGSCHFKGGGGDGVKHGDLDTSLTKPNKALDVHMGSDGQNFTCTRCHTTKLHNIAGRVYTKPAATDRKSLIEDDLTTKITCESCHSSTPHKADSKANDHTDKVACQSCHIPKFARVNPTKMSWDWSQAGKLKDGKPYKTEDEFGKHDYMSIKGQFKWDKNVKPEYFWYNGSISSTTARDAIDPSQVVRVSHPVGSRDDENARIFPFKVHRGKQPYDKVHKTLLGPMLSGPDGYWTTLDWNHALTKGQEALGIPFSGEFDFVDTTYVFPITHMVAPKENVVACNECHTRTESRLASLAGFYMPGRDKFTLLDSIGWILVLGHLLGVGIHGLTRMFTNGRKEGK; the protein is encoded by the coding sequence ATGAAGTCAACCAGAGGGCGCCGATCCACCATCTGGTGCACCCTGCTTTTGTTCTTCCTCGCGTCGATATGGATGTCCGCCGCCTTCGGTGCGACGGAAGAAGAAGAACGGGCACCGGGCCGCACCATGGCAGACCAGGCCACCAAAGGCAAACAGCTTTGGATTACCACCGATCACTCCCGCCTTAAGGCGCTGCAAAAGGACTTCAGGTCCGGTCCGGAAGTGACCCGGGCGTGCATCTCCTGCCACACGGAAGCCGCAGACCAGTTCCACCAGACCATTCACTGGACCTGGCAGGCCTACACCACCGAAGACGGCAGTGTACATGGCAAGGGCGGCGATTCCGTCAACAACTTCTGCATCTCGGCCGACAGGATGCAGGACAAGGGCTGCCTGAGCTGCCACCCGGGATGGGGGAAAAAAACCGAAGCGGTCAACTGCCTCAACTGTCATGGCCAGAAATCGATCAACTGGGAAGAATCCTTCGAAGATTTTGAAGCGTTCGACGGCTCCGACGATCCTGAAGAGCAGGAGATCGCCAACGAAATCCGTGCCAATATCCAGGCAGCGGTTCAGGCGGTGGTTCGGCCCGAGCGTCAGAACTGCGGTTCCTGCCACTTCAAGGGCGGCGGCGGCGACGGGGTCAAGCACGGCGATCTGGACACCTCGCTGACCAAGCCCAACAAGGCTCTGGATGTCCACATGGGCAGCGACGGACAGAACTTCACCTGCACCCGCTGTCACACAACCAAGCTGCACAACATCGCCGGCCGGGTCTATACGAAACCGGCGGCCACGGACCGCAAGAGCCTGATCGAGGACGACCTGACCACCAAGATCACCTGTGAGTCCTGTCACAGCAGCACCCCGCACAAAGCCGACTCCAAGGCCAACGACCATACGGACAAGGTGGCCTGCCAGAGCTGCCACATCCCGAAATTCGCCCGGGTGAATCCCACCAAGATGTCCTGGGACTGGTCCCAGGCCGGAAAACTCAAGGACGGCAAGCCATACAAAACCGAGGACGAATTCGGCAAACACGACTACATGTCCATCAAGGGTCAGTTCAAATGGGACAAGAATGTCAAACCGGAATACTTCTGGTACAACGGTTCCATCAGCAGTACCACGGCCCGCGATGCCATCGATCCCAGCCAGGTCGTCCGCGTGAGCCATCCGGTGGGCAGCCGGGATGACGAGAACGCCCGGATCTTTCCCTTCAAGGTTCATCGCGGAAAGCAGCCCTACGACAAAGTCCACAAGACATTGCTCGGCCCCATGCTCTCCGGTCCCGACGGCTACTGGACCACCCTGGATTGGAATCATGCCCTGACCAAGGGCCAGGAGGCCCTGGGCATCCCCTTTTCCGGCGAATTCGACTTCGTGGACACCACCTATGTTTTTCCCATTACCCACATGGTGGCCCCCAAAGAGAACGTGGTCGCCTGCAACGAATGCCACACCCGTACCGAAAGCCGTCTGGCCAGTCTGGCCGGCTTTTACATGCCGGGGCGGGACAAGTTCACCTTGCTGGATTCAATTGGATGGATTCTGGTGCTGGGCCACCTGCTGGGCGTCGGAATCCACGGCCTGACCCGCATGTTCACCAACGGGCGAAAGGAGGGCAAGTAG
- a CDS encoding rhodanese-like domain-containing protein — MFRRMTIMAFCLLFLTAALTGCATTRETTAPAQASAEPAFTPFHDIVDMAFVKQHVSIPLSQDVMLIDARPYKPKYIKGHIPMAVSIPDSQFDKMTDKLPANKDALLIFYCGGLKCKLSHKSATKAEKLGYTNVKVFAEGYPQWISDKSNYPAVSAEWVKEQIDKGADMVLVDSRPKRKKFDKGHIPTAISIPDMQFDDLKDQLPAEKSKLVVFYCGGLHCKLSHKSAARAIAMGYTNVKVFAEGYPAWVAYAGKASAATASAGSIKAGEEEGSIDHAEFKRLVNDSPEAILLVDVRDADEYKKGSLKTAVNIPIDNLEEKIKTLPADKPVVFICGTGARSGEAFYMVQDVRPELKNVFYVDGEMTIKKNGSFTLKKLPM, encoded by the coding sequence ATGTTTCGACGAATGACGATTATGGCATTCTGCCTGCTTTTTCTCACTGCCGCCCTCACCGGCTGCGCCACAACCCGGGAAACGACTGCGCCGGCGCAAGCGTCCGCCGAGCCAGCCTTTACCCCCTTTCACGACATCGTGGATATGGCTTTCGTGAAACAGCACGTTTCCATCCCCTTGTCACAAGACGTTATGCTCATCGATGCCCGTCCCTACAAACCCAAATACATCAAGGGACACATCCCCATGGCCGTCAGCATCCCCGACAGCCAGTTCGACAAAATGACCGACAAGCTGCCGGCCAACAAGGACGCCCTGCTGATCTTCTACTGCGGCGGATTGAAGTGCAAGCTCAGCCACAAGTCTGCCACAAAGGCGGAAAAGTTGGGCTACACCAACGTCAAGGTTTTTGCCGAAGGCTATCCTCAATGGATCTCGGACAAATCCAACTATCCGGCAGTGTCGGCCGAATGGGTCAAGGAGCAGATCGACAAAGGCGCCGACATGGTGCTGGTGGACTCGCGTCCCAAGCGCAAGAAGTTTGACAAAGGCCACATTCCGACGGCCATCAGCATCCCTGACATGCAGTTTGACGATCTGAAAGATCAGTTGCCCGCAGAAAAGAGCAAACTGGTGGTCTTCTACTGCGGCGGGCTGCACTGCAAACTGAGCCACAAGAGTGCCGCCAGGGCCATCGCCATGGGCTACACCAACGTCAAGGTTTTCGCCGAAGGCTATCCGGCCTGGGTGGCCTATGCCGGCAAGGCCTCCGCGGCCACGGCTTCCGCTGGATCCATCAAGGCCGGCGAGGAAGAGGGCAGCATCGATCACGCTGAATTCAAGCGGTTGGTCAACGACTCTCCTGAAGCGATTCTGCTGGTGGATGTGCGCGATGCGGATGAGTATAAGAAGGGAAGTCTGAAAACCGCGGTGAACATCCCCATCGACAATCTGGAAGAGAAAATCAAGACGCTTCCCGCAGACAAACCCGTCGTCTTTATCTGCGGCACCGGCGCCCGCAGCGGCGAAGCGTTCTATATGGTCCAGGACGTCCGGCCGGAGTTGAAAAACGTGTTCTACGTTGACGGTGAGATGACCATTAAAAAAAATGGTTCCTTCACCCTGAAAAAACTGCCCATGTAG